The Acipenser ruthenus chromosome 27, fAciRut3.2 maternal haplotype, whole genome shotgun sequence genome includes a window with the following:
- the LOC117432401 gene encoding tumor protein p53-inducible protein 11-like, with amino-acid sequence MATKSHPPLMKKHSQSDLVSRLKTRKILGVGGEDDDGEVHRSKISQVLGNEIKFSGREPLGLRVWLVVSAVMLTVLALMALTFPIQLYDAIFDEELVGTKMSIRLYGGALLSISLVIWNALYTTEKVIIRWTLLTEACYFGIQFLVTAITLVENGTVSNKALVLVFSRVMFVGISLCYYYQLGRRSKKI; translated from the exons ATGGCCACCAAATCACACCCCCCCTTGATGAAGAAGCACAGCCAGTCAGACCTAGTCAGCCGGCTGAAGACCAGGAAGATCCTTGGGGTCGGAGGGGAGGACGACGATGGAGAAGTGCACAGGTCTAAG ATCAGTCAGGTTCTGGGCAACGAGATCAAATTTTCAGGTCGGGAACCTTTGGGTCTCAG GGTCTGGTTGGTTGTTTCCGCAGTGATGCTTACGGTCTTGGCTTTAATg GCCCTCACATTCCCTATCCAGCTGTATGATGCCATCTTCGATGAGGAGCTCGTTGGCACCAAGATGTCCATTAGACTGTATGGAGGGGCACTTCTCA GCATCTCCCTAGTCATATGGAATGCGCTCTATACAACAGAGAAGGTGATAATCCGATGGACACTGCTGACAGAAGCATGCTATTTCGGTATACAATTTTTAG tgactgcCATCACCCTGGTTGAGAACGGCACAGTGTCTAACAAGGCTCTTGTCCTGGTCTTCAGCCGAGTCATGTTCGTCGGCATCAGCCTCTGTTACTACTACCAGCTGGGGCGCAGGTCCAAGAAGATCTGA